In a single window of the Dreissena polymorpha isolate Duluth1 chromosome 3, UMN_Dpol_1.0, whole genome shotgun sequence genome:
- the LOC127875106 gene encoding uncharacterized protein LOC127875106, which yields MKRTELEDFQETYEQRFGCCICLGPRLHMVSGQCQHRICVDCLYVEDERRPCMEACPICSMFDSFPKTRPIIPTQVIDVQKCLGVSVCQSGCGLELWYWETDEHERSCPAAGNVKPVRAVQQSPHRRSRVNDIGRVSVTARTRVPACKRVTRSKSVRSTRPRYGPM from the exons ATGAAACGCACGGAATTGGAAGATTTCCAAGAAACATATGAACAGCG TTTCGGCTGTTGCATTTGTCTGGGACCACGTCTTCACATGGTATCTGGACAGTGTCAGCACAGGATATGTGTTGACTGCCTCTATGTGGAAGATGAGAGACGTCCGTGCATGGAGGCATGCCCAATCTGCTCAATGTTCGACTCCTTTCCCAAAACCAG ACCCATCATTCCGACACAAGTGATAGATGTACAGAAGTGCTTGGGAgtgtctgtgtgtcagtctgGGTGTGGTCTGGAGTTGTGGTACTGGGAAACAGATGAGCATGAAAG GAGCTGCCCAGCAGCAGGCAATGTTAAACCTGTCAGGGCAGTGCAGCAGAGTCCCCACAGGCGGAGTCGTGTTAACGACATCGGAAGAGTGAGTGTGACAGCTCGGACCAGGGTGCCAGCATGCAAGAGAGTCACTCGATCCAAGAGTGTTCGGTCTACCAGGCCACGATACGGCCCCATGTGA